The following nucleotide sequence is from Planctomycetia bacterium.
GAACTTGATCATCGCCTGGAATCCCACGGCGAAAGAACGCTATCTCGTCTGCACGCATTACGATACCCGACCGTTTCCCGATCAAGACCGCGTGAACCCGCGCGGCACGTTCGTCGGCGCAAACGACGGCGGCAGCAGTTCCGCGCTCCTCATGGAGCTCGGGCGACACATGCAAGGGTTGCGAGGCAAGAACGGCGTCGACTTCATTTACTTCGACGGCGAAGAACTCGTGTTCAGCGAGACCGATCGCTACTTCCTCGGCTCCGAACATTTCGCGGCGAACTACCGCGCCGAACCGCCGGGCTATCGCTATCGCCAAGGGCTCTTGCTCGACATGGTCGGCGACGCGAACCTCGCGATCCGGCAAGAGCAGAACAGCGTCAAGCTCGCGCGCTACGTCGTCGGCGACGTCTGGGGCGCAGCGTCGCGTCTCGGAGTTCGCGAGTTCGAGCAGCGCGCCGGCCCGACCGTTCGCGACGATCATCTGCCGCTGAACGAGATCGCGCGTATTCCCACGGCCGACGTCATCGACTTCGACTATCCCTACTGGCATACAGAAGCCGATACGCCCGACAAATGCTCCGCCGCCAGCTTGGAGAAGGTCGGGCGAGTCGTTTACGAATGGTTGCGCGCCAACGTGAATCGCTAGCGCGAGCCGGCCGTAGCAAGCGCGTGCCTTCTCGGCCGCCCGAGCCTATAATGCGGCTCCGCCGTCGCTTGTTTCTCGGCGGTGATCACATCGCGAGATCTTCGTCGTGCCGTCCGTCGTGTTTTACTTGGGCGTGGCTTTGGTGCTCGTCGGCATCGGGCTCGTGTTCTTCGAGCGCCGAGGGCTCGCCGATCCGGCGGCAGGCCCGTTCGCGCGGCAGCGCTCGGTGCGGCGCTTGCGGATCGGTTTTCAGATTCTCTTTCTCGGCGCCGCGGTCGTGGCGGGAGAAGCGATCGATCCGCGCAGCCACCCGCTGGCGTACATCAGCGATTGGATCGGAGCGGCCTTGATCGCGTTGGCTCTGTTACGGTCGGCCACGCTCGACTACATCGCCTCGCGACGGCATTGGAGCGCAGAATTGCGGCGCAGTGCGACCGAAATGGAAAAAGCTCGCGCCGAACTCCGGCAACATCTCGGGCCCGACGCGGAAGCGGTCGATTGACCCGCCCGGTTGCGGCAGCGTAGACTGGCTGGCATCACGATTCCCCGGCGATTCGCACCGTTCGCCACGGCCGAGGGGAGCCCGCGCCGCGATCCTTGCGATGCTTTGCTTATGATGGACTATTTTCGACTCTGCGTGGCGCTCGCGCCCCTTTCGATCTACATGATCGGCTTGGCGGTGCTCAACTTTCGTCGCCGACCGGTGGTGGTCGCCGGCTCGCGCGACATGGCGTTTCTCGGACTCGGCACGATCGGCTTGCTGCTCGTCGGCCCGATCGAGTTGCTGTTGCCTTCGCTGCCGGACCATGTGACCGGCTATGTGTGGATGCTGCTGCTGGTGTTGTACTGTTTGTTTCTTACGCTCGGCGTGTTGCTCAGCAAGCCGCGCCTCGTGGTCTACAACGTTACGCTCGACCAGCTGCGGCCGGCGCTCGCCGATGCCGTGAACGATCTCGATGCCGATGTCCGTTGGGCCGGCGGCAGCGTGGCTCTGCCGAAGCTGCACGTCGAGTTCTATTTCGACGATCATCCATCGGTGCGCAACGTGTCGCTCGTCGCCACGGCGACGCCGCAAAGTTACGCCGGCTGGCGCGTGCTCGAACGGGCCTTGAAAGAGCAACTGCGGAGTTCCGTCGAGACGACCCCCAACGCTTGGGGACTCGGCGTGCTGATCGCCGCGCTCGGCATTCTCTGCCGCATCGGTTGGATCGCCTGCATGCATCCGCAAGAGATTGCGCAAGGCTTCACCGACATGATGCGGTTCTGAAGAAGGCTCGCCCGACAGCGATTACTCTTCCGCTTGCTCGGTGCGTCTTGCCTCTGTAGGCGATTTCTTTTTCGAGCGCGGCCTCTTCGGCGGTCGGGCCGCGAGCTCGATGGCCGTTTCTTCGGCGCTGAGCAAGTGGAAGCGAAGTCGAAACGCGCGATAACCTTGATCGAGTCGCTCCGCATACAGCGTGCGGATCTCGGTCAGCAACGCCTCGGCCGAGAGGAAGCCGTCGAGCCGGGCGTCTTCCTCCGTCAGCTCTTCCAAGCAGACCGGATCGATCTGCGTGATCCGGATATAGCCGATGCCGGGGATATAGCTGCGCTGGCCGGCGCGGAAGCGGCAAAACTTCCAGAGCCGGACGGTTTGCGTTTTGCTTCCGTCGCGAATCGAATCGAGAAACTTTTTCTTGAAGAGCAGCATAGGCCCGCCAGCGTAGGAGCGCCGGAAGGTCGGGTCAAGAAAATCGAGAACGCGCGACTTCCCTCGTGCCGCAACCTCGCTTGCGGTTTCGCGGAAGTCACGCCATCGACGCGGCTTTAGTTCATCCCGAGATCGCGAAGGAAGTCGTCGAGTTCGGCGTCGTTCTTCTGTGAAGCCGGAGCCGCTGCCGGTTGGGGCACCGGCTTCGTGCCGTTTTTCGCAGGCTCCGCTTTCTTCGGCTCAGCCATCTCCGCGACCGGCTCCGCTGCTTCGAGCCCGAACACGCCGAGATCGATCGCGTCGTTCTTCGGCGCGGAGGCAAGATCGAGGAAACCAAGATCGATTTCCGCGGAAGGCACATGTGCGACTTCCGCCGACGGGTCGATCGAGGCGGCCGGCGATTCCTCGACCGGCGTCGTCTCCGCGACGTCGTCGGAGAGGGAGAGGAAACTCAGATCCATCTCGGCCTCGTCTTTGGCATCGTCCTTCACGTCGCTCGGCGCAGCGTTTTCTACCGAAGCGCCGGCGTCCGTCGGCCAAGGGGCGGTTTCCGCCTTCGCCGTTTCGGTCTCGGCGAACATCGCGTCGAGATCGAACTCGGGCTCGCGCGTCGCTCGCGATGGGTCGTCGAGCCCGGCGAGGAACGACTCGGCCTCTTCGACCACACTCGGCGAACCGAGATAGGCGACGGTCCGATCGGTCTCGCCGTCGTTGCGGCCGGTGTCGTTCTTCTTGGCGGCTAATTCGGGATTGGCATTCGCATCGAGCGGTTCGTCGGCTGTCTCGTCGACGAAAGAAAATGCCTCGACTTCGCCGGAAGCCACGGCCTCGGCCGGCGGCGTACTTTCGGCTTTCGGGATGCCCCACGGATCGGCATCGCCGGCAGGTTCGTCGAAAGCAAACACCGAGGTCGCAGCGTCCGCTTCCGAGGTCGGCGCAGCGCCCCATTGCAGAGTTTCATTCGACGACGCATCGTTCGATTGCGCATCGTTCTCCGGCGAGCTTGTCTGCGGCTCTTCGTCGACGGGAGGAGTCGCCGTCGTGTCGGTCGCGGCGGCGATGCTCGGGGCCGACTTCGGACGAGGCTCGAACGAGCGGCCGGCCGGCGTTTCCGGCTCCATCGCGACGACGTCGAAGCGCGGCGGCCGAACGCTGACACGGGTCAACGAGCGCAACGAAGAACTCAGCCGCAGATCGACATCGACCGAGCGCTGCCGATTCGAGACCGGCGGCGCTGCGGGCACGGACGGGGCTGCAGGAGCAAGCGCCTCCGCAGCAGGAGCCGCCTCGTCGATTGGTTCGAGGCCCATCAGCTCAAAAGGGGGCGCGTCGCCGGCCGGTGAATCTTGAGCCGCTGAATCCGAAATCGCCGAGTCTGCGGCGACGGATACTTCGGCATCGGCTTCGAGCACTGCCGGTTCCCATGCTTCAGGCGAGGACGACAGCGGCACTTCCTGCGACCACGGGTCGCTTGGAGCGGACGCAGCTTCGGCTGCCAGCGACTCGCTCGCGGCCGGCGATTCCGAGTCGGCAGCCGGTTCCGGCGCTGCTTCGGAATCCCAAGCGGAGAAGAGATCCTCGTCTTTCGCTGCCGCTACTTCTTCCTTCGCCTCTGGGGCGGCTTCGCCTACTGCGGTCTCGGCCGGTAGGGCATCGGCTGCGACAGGGTCGAGCGACGCCATCCAATCGTGCGGATCCGGCGCTGCCGTCGGCTCAGCCGCCGCACTCGACTCGGAAGTCGATTCGGCGAGCGTGAAGTCATCGAAGAGGCCGGGCGATTCGCTCTCCGTTGCGGGAGCGGGGGGCGAGGCCTCAGCGTCTACTTTTTTTTCAACCGCGGGCGCGAAGTCGTCCAGAAAAAACGGTGCTTCCGCTGCCGGGCTTTCGACGATGGGGCTTTCAACGGCCGGGCCTTCTACTGCCGGGTTCTCGGCAACCGGTGCTTCGGCACTCCATTCGTCGAAGTTCCATTCCTCATCGGTCGGTTTCTCTTCGGCCGACTTCGCCTCAGTCGATTCCGTAGCCGCCGGCTCCGCGACAACCGGCTCGCTCACGACCAGTTCTTCTACGGCAGCTGTTTCTGCAACAGCATCTGCGGGCTTCGGCTCCTCGGCGCTCGGCTCTTCCGTAAAGAAGTCGCCGGCGAAGAGATCGAATTCGTCGCTCGCAGCCGACTCGACAGGAGCATCGGCGGGGGCCGCTTCGCTAACTGCCGCTTCACCGGCAGCGGCTTGGTCCCAACTATTTTCCGGAGGCGTGGCTTCGCTCGGCTTCTCGGCCCCCCAGGCCACGGTCTGGTCAGGAGTTTCTAAAGCCGGAGCTGCGGCCGGCGAAACGTCGTCGAGCGGGATCGGCGCGTCGAGCGATTTCCAGCCGGACGTGACCACCGAAGCGGCCTGGTCGTCGAAGATCGGTCCGATCGCAGCGCCGCCGGTTTTTGGGCCCGTCACGTCGAACATCGGTAGCGGGCTATCGTCGAGCGGGATCGGGTCGAACGATTGCTTCGGCGGCGCGACGGGAAGTTTATTCACGACCGGCGCATCGGCAGCAGTCGCCGACTTCTTCGCAGGCTTGCTCGGCTTCGCTTTCGGTTTTGCGGAGCCGGAGAAGAGCATTTTGATTTTGTCGAAGACCGAGACTTTCGCGACCGCGGGCTTCGAGGCCTTCGCCGGCGTCGTCTTGCTCGGCGCCACCAGGGGCGCTGCCGGAGAGACGAACTGCTCGGTGACGTCTAACTCAGCGGCATCTAGCTCCGGGGCGTCTTGCTTGGCCGAGATGGGGCCGACGGCGAAGTTCGTCGGCGGTGCGAGATCGAAGCTCGGCGCTGCGGCACTCGGAGCAGCCGCAGAGAAATCGGCGAACATGTCGGCTGCGGCTTCCGGCTCGTTCGCTTTCGGTTCGTCGGAAGTCGCCGCCGGCGAGGCCTCGCCCGAGAGGAAATCGAAATCATCGGCCGGCGCCGAAGTCGACTTCATCGGTTCCAACGCCACCGGTTCCGTGGCCAGAGGGGCGAAGCTCGGCGGCGCGATCGCGGGTGCCTGCTTGGCAACTTCCGGCAGAGCGGGCTTGAGGATCGAGGGGATGTTCGCCGCCGTCTTGCCCGAGTCGAGATCGAGGCCGGTGAAGGCGACCGTTTCGTCCGAGGTCTTCGGCTTCGGCTTCTTCTTCACATCGAAGTTCGAGAAGTCGAACGTCGGCTCTTGCTTCGCTTCGATCGGCTCGATGGCCGGCGGAGGGGCCGATGGAACCTCGTCGAGATCTAAGGAAATCTCCTCGAGTTCTTCTTCCTTGAGTTCTTCGACGGGAGATTCGGCCGCCGAATCGTCTAACGAATCGAAATCGAAAGTCGGTTCGTGCTCCGCAGCGACGGCATCGGCGAGCGACATCGACTCCGAAGCGGCATCGAAGACCGGCACTTCGGCCGGAGGCGCGTCGAACGTGAACGACTCGGCTCGTTCGGCCGGCGCGACAGCCGCGGCATCGGCCGCTGCGTGGAAGGGGGGCTCGTCGATAGCCGGCTCTTCCATGACGATGTCATCGGCTTCTTCGACCTCAGCAGCCGAGGCCATCTCCGGCATCGGGGGCAATTCGGAAACTGTCGGCGGAGCGACCGGCTCGGTGAACGGAAACTCGTCGACGTCGGCCGGCGACGGCGCGGCGGCTGCCGGTTGCTGCGGCGTTTCTTTCGCGAGCGTTTCTTCGACGAGAACATCGTCGAGCGCGATCTCTTCCGGCGACGGTGTTTCGTCCCAGACGAGCTCTTCTTCGCGCGCTTCGAAAGGGGCCGGCTCTTCGGCCGATTCTTCGATCGATGAAGCTGCCGCGGAAGGCGTTTCCGGGAAGTCGTCGAAAAGTTTTTGTTCGTCTGGTGCCGGTTGCTCGTCTGTCGCTACGAGGTTTTCGACTTCTTGCTGATCAGCTGCTTCGGCAGCAGGAGCCATTTCGGTCGGCGCTTCGGCGACGTCGTCCAAGAACGCGTCGAGGTCGAGATCGTCGTCGAGCGAAGCAGCGCTTTCCATCGCAGGCGCGGGAGCTTCGATCGGCTCTGGTTGAACCGATTCAGGCTGAACCGGTTCCGACTTAGCCTCGAGTTCGGCGCTCTTCGATTCGATCTCTTCCGGCGCCACTTTCGCTTTCGCCGAGCCGGTGAAATCGAACTGCGAGGCGAGATCGTCGAAGCCGACTTCCGCCTTGGCGGGACCGGCCAACGGTTCGGCAGCGGCGGGGCCGGCGGAAAGGAAATCGAAATCGAGACCGCCGCTCTTCTTCGGTTTTTCGGCAGGCGGCTGCTTTTCGACCGGCTGCTTCGCAACCGGTGCCGGAGGTTCGATCTTCGGAGCCGGCGGTTCGATCTTAGCGGCCGGTGCTTTGGTAGCCGGTGCGCTCGCTTCCGGTTTCGACTTCCCCTTTTCTACGGACTTCTCAACTTTTTTTTCAACTACCTCGGGCTTAATCTCCTCGAAAAACGACTCGTCGAGCTCGACGTCTTCGGCTTTGAAATCAACCGTCTTCTCGGACGTGGCACTGAAGTCGGTCGTCAGTTGATCGCCGCTCTTGGCCTTCGGTTCGTCGAAGCCGAGTTCGCTGAAGTCGATCTCGCCGGCGTCTCGTTCGCTCGGGGCAGATTTCTTTGCATCTGGAACTTCGTCGAGCAAGAAGTCGAGATCCATTTCGTCGGTCTCGCCGCCGCTCGGTGCTTTCGGCTTGTCGGCCTGCTTCGGCGCAAGCGGAGCCTTGGCGATCGGCTTCTTCGCGGCGTCGGGCAACTTCGCTTCGATGGTTTGTTCGGCCGATGAGCCGGCGGCCTTCTGTTTCGGTTCCGGCGCTTCGCCGGCCGGGGCGTCGTCGAGGATGAAGTCGATATCGAGTTCGCCTCGATCGATCGCTTGCGTTTCGGCCAGGCCCGACTCCTCAGGCTTCGGTTCTTTGCGCTTCTTGCCTGTGCCCGGCAAGTCGTATTCGGCGCGGAACGTGAGTGGGCCGATCGCCAGAATCTGGCCGGGACGAACGACGGTCGCTTTCTCGATCTTATCGCCGTCGACGAACGTACCGTTCGAAGAGCCGTTGTCGAGCACGACGAGATGGCCCTTCACTTCCGAGAGCTTGCAATGTTCGCGACTGACCGTCGGGTGCGAGATGATGAGATCGGCCTTATGACCTCGGCCGATCGTCATGGGAAGTCGGAGTTTGACTTCGCCCATGTTCGCTTTGCCACCGATGACGACCAGCTTTGCATCCATCTGCTTAACTCCCCGACTTATTTCGAAGTCGGTATCCGACGAGGCGTGGTGGGTGAACCGCGAGTCTCTGCGTGAAAATTACGAGCCCGACCGCGCGGCAAGCCCCGCTCGGCCGACCGGAATGCCGGCTGGTCGACTACGAGGGCTCATCGGTGGTGCGTAAAGATCCCGCAGATGTGCGACTCGGTAACTACGGCAGCTTAGGTCGAGAACGAAACCGCACATCTACTCCGCAAACCTTAACTATAACCAGCAATCGGCTCGTCGCAACTTTTCAGCGGGAAAGACGTTAAGACCCTACAACCCGGCCACCCCTTGCAACCGCGGGGACCGCATCTATAATCTGTCTCTCGCTGAACACCGCCGCCGGCAAGTAGTTGGAAAATTTCGCGGAATTTTCCGCTAGTCCGACGTAGGTTTTCGACGAAAAGGGTTGTCTGTATGCGGGTGTAGCTCAGTTGGTAGAGCACCACGTTGCCAACGTGGTTGTCGTCGGTTCGAATCCGATCACCCGCTCTGAATCTGCTTGGGTCGGCTGGAAAGTCGTGGTTTTGCCTCGTTTGAGGCGGGATTCTTCTCCCATGCTCCGCTGCTGAGCGGACATCGACGCACCGCTCTTCTCTGCGGTTAGCGGCTCAATCGCACCGAGCTTTCGGCCTCGGTTGCCGAAGCTCCGAAATTGCGGCTTCCGTCGATCGGCTCGCTGAGCCCGCGGTTTTCTCGGTCCGGTTTTGTCGTTGTGCCGGCTGATCACCTCATCGCACTCCTGCGGATTTTTCGCAGTTTTAATGCCGGTCGTCATCGTCGTAGCGGATCTACCGTGGCGACCGTTCGCCTCACGTCCGTTTCGGGCTCTCGATTTTTCCCTGAACCGCCGGTGCGTGCCTTGCCGTAGTAACCCCGTTCGGATTCAATCTGAGTCGTCGAGAGTCGTTTCGGGCAGCGTGCCTCATTTCTCCGCCGCTCCGAGCAATATCGACCCTACACAATGCGGCTTTGATTCCGTACAACATTACTTACATCCGCCTGTCATATTTTTCGAACAGTATTTCTTGAACTGCGAACACGAGTCACCATGTCGAATCAGGACGAAACCGCCGTCGCCGAAGAAGGGGCCGAAACCACGCCGAAGAAGCTCGATCTTCAAGTCAATATTGCGAAGAAGAGTTCTTGCGAGCGCCACATCACGGTCGTCATCGATCGGCCGGACATCGAGCGCTATTTCGACAACGCGCTGAAAGACTTGATGCCGAAGGCCGCCGTGCCGGGCTTCCGCCAAGGCCGCGCCCCGCGCAAACTCGTCGAAACCCGCTTCCGCAAAGACGTGACCGATCAGGTGAAGGGCTCGTTGTTGATGGATAGCCTGTCGCAGGTTTCCACCGACAACGACCTCTCGCCGATCAGCGAGCCGTCGTTCG
It contains:
- a CDS encoding M28 family peptidase; this translates as MFRLPRFGWYPFVAVVVCAAGAAGIALIDGRSSIAPADSAAAAPLKYEAIPFDGAAAFKHLEELCALGPRPSGSKAMTAQQELIVKHFTALGADVRRQTFQVRHPVDGTPVEMSNLIIAWNPTAKERYLVCTHYDTRPFPDQDRVNPRGTFVGANDGGSSSALLMELGRHMQGLRGKNGVDFIYFDGEELVFSETDRYFLGSEHFAANYRAEPPGYRYRQGLLLDMVGDANLAIRQEQNSVKLARYVVGDVWGAASRLGVREFEQRAGPTVRDDHLPLNEIARIPTADVIDFDYPYWHTEADTPDKCSAASLEKVGRVVYEWLRANVNR
- a CDS encoding FHA domain-containing protein; protein product: MDAKLVVIGGKANMGEVKLRLPMTIGRGHKADLIISHPTVSREHCKLSEVKGHLVVLDNGSSNGTFVDGDKIEKATVVRPGQILAIGPLTFRAEYDLPGTGKKRKEPKPEESGLAETQAIDRGELDIDFILDDAPAGEAPEPKQKAAGSSAEQTIEAKLPDAAKKPIAKAPLAPKQADKPKAPSGGETDEMDLDFLLDEVPDAKKSAPSERDAGEIDFSELGFDEPKAKSGDQLTTDFSATSEKTVDFKAEDVELDESFFEEIKPEVVEKKVEKSVEKGKSKPEASAPATKAPAAKIEPPAPKIEPPAPVAKQPVEKQPPAEKPKKSGGLDFDFLSAGPAAAEPLAGPAKAEVGFDDLASQFDFTGSAKAKVAPEEIESKSAELEAKSEPVQPESVQPEPIEAPAPAMESAASLDDDLDLDAFLDDVAEAPTEMAPAAEAADQQEVENLVATDEQPAPDEQKLFDDFPETPSAAASSIEESAEEPAPFEAREEELVWDETPSPEEIALDDVLVEETLAKETPQQPAAAAPSPADVDEFPFTEPVAPPTVSELPPMPEMASAAEVEEADDIVMEEPAIDEPPFHAAADAAAVAPAERAESFTFDAPPAEVPVFDAASESMSLADAVAAEHEPTFDFDSLDDSAAESPVEELKEEELEEISLDLDEVPSAPPPAIEPIEAKQEPTFDFSNFDVKKKPKPKTSDETVAFTGLDLDSGKTAANIPSILKPALPEVAKQAPAIAPPSFAPLATEPVALEPMKSTSAPADDFDFLSGEASPAATSDEPKANEPEAAADMFADFSAAAPSAAAPSFDLAPPTNFAVGPISAKQDAPELDAAELDVTEQFVSPAAPLVAPSKTTPAKASKPAVAKVSVFDKIKMLFSGSAKPKAKPSKPAKKSATAADAPVVNKLPVAPPKQSFDPIPLDDSPLPMFDVTGPKTGGAAIGPIFDDQAASVVTSGWKSLDAPIPLDDVSPAAAPALETPDQTVAWGAEKPSEATPPENSWDQAAAGEAAVSEAAPADAPVESAASDEFDLFAGDFFTEEPSAEEPKPADAVAETAAVEELVVSEPVVAEPAATESTEAKSAEEKPTDEEWNFDEWSAEAPVAENPAVEGPAVESPIVESPAAEAPFFLDDFAPAVEKKVDAEASPPAPATESESPGLFDDFTLAESTSESSAAAEPTAAPDPHDWMASLDPVAADALPAETAVGEAAPEAKEEVAAAKDEDLFSAWDSEAAPEPAADSESPAASESLAAEAASAPSDPWSQEVPLSSSPEAWEPAVLEADAEVSVAADSAISDSAAQDSPAGDAPPFELMGLEPIDEAAPAAEALAPAAPSVPAAPPVSNRQRSVDVDLRLSSSLRSLTRVSVRPPRFDVVAMEPETPAGRSFEPRPKSAPSIAAATDTTATPPVDEEPQTSSPENDAQSNDASSNETLQWGAAPTSEADAATSVFAFDEPAGDADPWGIPKAESTPPAEAVASGEVEAFSFVDETADEPLDANANPELAAKKNDTGRNDGETDRTVAYLGSPSVVEEAESFLAGLDDPSRATREPEFDLDAMFAETETAKAETAPWPTDAGASVENAAPSDVKDDAKDEAEMDLSFLSLSDDVAETTPVEESPAASIDPSAEVAHVPSAEIDLGFLDLASAPKNDAIDLGVFGLEAAEPVAEMAEPKKAEPAKNGTKPVPQPAAAPASQKNDAELDDFLRDLGMN
- a CDS encoding ASCH domain-containing protein translates to MLLFKKKFLDSIRDGSKTQTVRLWKFCRFRAGQRSYIPGIGYIRITQIDPVCLEELTEEDARLDGFLSAEALLTEIRTLYAERLDQGYRAFRLRFHLLSAEETAIELAARPPKRPRSKKKSPTEARRTEQAEE